Proteins from a genomic interval of Cyanobium sp. AMD-g:
- the rnc gene encoding ribonuclease III: MTPQRRQQLLAFLESLGFGSGSGLLPLDPAAADAALATLDEALTHSSTGQPRHHDRLEFLGDAVLRLAAAEFLRSAHPSMGVGDSSSLRAQLVSDRWLSDLARAIALEPVLVLGAMAAGDRAGRATVLAECCEALVGAIYTVGGGPLGGLVAVQHWLAPHWQASTAELLADPLRHNWKSALQEWSQGQGKGLPAYHCHERSRVHGDPERFECRVEVAGLSGEGRGGSRREAEQQAARATLETLDLRPAPGC, encoded by the coding sequence ATGACGCCCCAGCGCCGCCAGCAACTCCTGGCCTTTCTGGAGAGTCTCGGCTTCGGCAGCGGCTCCGGCCTGCTGCCCCTTGATCCGGCCGCCGCCGACGCCGCCCTGGCCACCCTGGATGAGGCCCTCACCCACAGCTCCACCGGCCAGCCCCGCCACCACGACCGCCTGGAGTTCCTCGGCGATGCGGTGCTGCGGCTGGCGGCGGCCGAGTTCCTGCGCTCGGCGCACCCATCCATGGGCGTGGGCGACAGCTCCAGCCTGCGGGCCCAGCTGGTGTCCGATCGCTGGCTGAGTGATCTGGCGCGAGCCATCGCCCTGGAGCCGGTGCTGGTGCTTGGGGCGATGGCCGCTGGCGATCGGGCCGGCCGGGCCACCGTGCTGGCCGAATGCTGCGAAGCCCTGGTGGGCGCCATTTACACCGTGGGCGGCGGCCCCCTGGGCGGGCTGGTGGCCGTGCAGCACTGGCTGGCCCCCCACTGGCAGGCCAGCACCGCCGAGCTGCTGGCCGATCCATTGCGCCACAACTGGAAGTCGGCGCTGCAGGAATGGAGCCAGGGCCAGGGCAAGGGCCTGCCCGCCTACCACTGCCACGAGCGCAGCCGGGTGCATGGGGATCCGGAGCGCTTCGAATGCCGCGTGGAGGTGGCTGGCCTGAGCGGCGAGGGCCGGGGCGGTTCGCGGCGGGAGGCGGAGCAGCAGGCCGCCAGGGCAACCCTGGAGACCCTCGACCTCAGGCCTGCTCCAGGGTGCTGA
- a CDS encoding NAD(P)H dehydrogenase subunit NdhS, with protein MATSPILPGSTVVVRDPRSIYNGYQGFVQRISGAMAAVLFEGGNWDKLVTVPLSTLEQA; from the coding sequence ATGGCCACCAGCCCGATCCTGCCCGGTTCCACCGTGGTGGTGCGTGATCCCCGCTCGATCTACAACGGCTACCAGGGCTTCGTGCAGCGCATCAGTGGGGCGATGGCAGCGGTGCTGTTCGAAGGCGGCAACTGGGACAAGCTCGTGACCGTGCCCCTCAGCACCCTGGAGCAGGCCTGA
- the rimM gene encoding ribosome maturation factor RimM (Essential for efficient processing of 16S rRNA), translating into MAVGRFVAAQGMGGEARLLPLSDFPERFTRPGQRWLQAPKGEPRPVRLLAGRPLPGKNLFVLRLEGVSDRTAAEALVDQHLLVPANDRPSLEPGEFHLLDLVGLQVRLLAEPQASLGTVTDLIHAGNDLLEVELATGGRRLLIPFVEAIVPEVNLAEGWIGLTPPPGLLDL; encoded by the coding sequence ATGGCCGTGGGCCGGTTCGTGGCGGCCCAGGGCATGGGCGGTGAGGCGCGCCTGCTGCCCCTCAGCGACTTCCCCGAACGCTTCACCAGGCCCGGCCAGCGCTGGCTGCAGGCCCCCAAGGGCGAACCACGGCCGGTGCGGCTGCTGGCCGGCCGGCCCCTGCCGGGCAAGAACCTGTTCGTGCTGCGCCTTGAAGGCGTCAGCGACCGCACCGCCGCCGAAGCCCTGGTGGACCAGCACCTGCTGGTGCCCGCCAACGACCGTCCCAGCCTGGAGCCGGGGGAATTCCACCTGCTTGATCTGGTGGGGCTCCAGGTGCGGCTGCTGGCGGAGCCGCAGGCGTCCCTCGGCACCGTGACCGACCTGATCCATGCCGGCAACGACCTGCTGGAGGTGGAGCTCGCGACGGGGGGCCGGCGGTTGCTGATCCCCTTCGTGGAGGCGATCGTGCCGGAGGTGAACCTGGCGGAGGGCTGGATCGGCCTCACACCGCCCCCCGGACTTCTCGACCTCTGA
- a CDS encoding mannose-1-phosphate guanylyltransferase/mannose-6-phosphate isomerase yields MPSPSLVPVILCGGTGTRLWPLSRASYPKQYWPLAGTTEETLLQQTHQRLQGLPDLAPPLLICNEDHRFIVAEQMRQIGVEPAAILLEPVGRNTAPAVAVAALQATARGDDPLLLILAADHVIRRAADFRATVAAGMAAAADGQLVSFGIVPTSAETGYGYIEAAGAMAAATPVPIARFVEKPDKATAEAFLATGRFTWNSGMFLFRASTILAELERFAPEVVGACRTALEQDSADLEFLRLEREAFANGPSIAIDVAVMEKTDRGVVLPLDADWSDVGSWAALWETSQQDPEGNVLRGRVISEGSRNCYLRSEHRLVVGLGVEDLVVVETDDVVLVAHRDRAQEVKGIVGRLERDGAPESRAHRRIYRPWGHYDGVVEGERWQVKKISVKPGASLSLQMHHHRAEHWVVVRGTAVVEKDGVEELVGENQSTYIPLGARHRLTNPGKIAMELIEVQSGPYLGEDDIVRFDDRYGRSDAPALTEPLSQP; encoded by the coding sequence ATGCCTTCCCCCTCCCTGGTTCCAGTGATCCTCTGCGGCGGCACCGGCACCCGCCTCTGGCCCCTGTCCCGGGCCAGCTACCCCAAGCAGTACTGGCCCCTGGCCGGTACCACCGAAGAAACCCTGCTGCAGCAGACCCACCAGCGCCTGCAGGGCCTGCCGGACCTGGCGCCGCCGTTGCTGATCTGCAACGAGGACCATCGCTTCATCGTGGCCGAGCAGATGCGCCAGATCGGCGTGGAGCCGGCGGCGATCCTGCTGGAACCGGTGGGCCGCAACACCGCACCGGCGGTGGCGGTGGCGGCCCTGCAGGCCACGGCCCGCGGTGACGACCCGCTGCTGCTGATCCTGGCTGCCGATCACGTCATCCGCCGCGCCGCCGACTTCCGCGCCACGGTGGCCGCCGGCATGGCGGCAGCGGCCGACGGCCAGCTGGTCAGCTTCGGCATCGTGCCCACCAGCGCCGAAACGGGCTACGGCTACATCGAGGCGGCCGGAGCCATGGCCGCCGCCACGCCCGTACCGATCGCCCGCTTCGTGGAGAAGCCGGACAAAGCCACGGCCGAGGCCTTCCTCGCCACCGGTCGCTTCACCTGGAACAGCGGCATGTTCCTGTTCCGTGCCAGCACGATCCTGGCGGAGCTGGAGCGCTTCGCCCCCGAGGTGGTGGGCGCCTGCCGCACGGCCCTGGAGCAGGACAGCGCCGACCTGGAGTTCCTGCGGCTGGAGCGGGAGGCCTTCGCCAACGGCCCCAGCATCGCCATCGACGTGGCGGTGATGGAAAAGACCGACCGGGGCGTGGTGCTGCCCCTCGATGCCGACTGGAGTGATGTGGGCAGCTGGGCTGCCCTGTGGGAAACCTCCCAGCAGGACCCTGAAGGCAACGTGCTGCGGGGCAGGGTGATCAGTGAGGGCAGCCGCAACTGCTACCTGCGCAGCGAACACCGTCTGGTGGTGGGCCTGGGCGTGGAGGATCTGGTGGTGGTCGAAACCGACGACGTCGTGCTCGTGGCCCATCGCGATCGGGCCCAGGAGGTCAAGGGCATCGTCGGCCGGCTGGAACGGGACGGCGCCCCCGAGAGCCGCGCCCACCGCCGCATCTACCGGCCTTGGGGCCACTACGACGGCGTGGTGGAAGGGGAGCGCTGGCAGGTCAAGAAAATCTCTGTGAAGCCAGGCGCCAGCCTCTCCCTGCAGATGCACCACCACCGGGCCGAGCACTGGGTGGTGGTGCGCGGCACCGCCGTGGTGGAAAAGGACGGGGTGGAAGAGCTGGTGGGCGAGAACCAGAGCACCTACATCCCCCTCGGCGCCCGCCACCGCCTCACCAACCCCGGCAAGATCGCCATGGAACTGATCGAGGTGCAAAGCGGCCCCTACCTGGGCGAAGACGACATCGTCCGCTTCGACGACCGTTACGGCCGCAGCGATGCCCCGGCCCTGACCGAGCCCCTGAGCCAGCCTTGA
- the glmS gene encoding glutamine--fructose-6-phosphate transaminase (isomerizing), giving the protein MCGIVALIGSREAAPQLLEGLRQLEYRGYDSAGIATVDGTGLHCLKAEGKLVNLTARYEERGAPGQCGIGHTRWATHGKPEERNAHPHLDGSGQLAVVQNGIIENHRSLREELQAEGVAFRSDTDTEVIPHLLSRRLRQRQAEGAVASPALLLEALQQVLPLLQGAYALAVVWAAVPGAVVVARRQAPLLIGLGEGEFLCASDTPALAGFTRTILPLEDGEAALLTPLGIELYDSAGLRVQRNPTLLTGTEHVADKRSFRHFMHKEIHEQPETMALWVARHLPEGALVALPLDESVYEGVERIQILACGTSRHAAQVGAHLLEQLAGLPTSVFYASEFRYAPPPLEPHTLTIGVTQSGETADTLAALAMEQQRRFLVADPAYAPRLLGITNRPESSLGRLVPHLLDIGAGIEVGVAATKTFLGQLLAFYGLALAFAERRGGTAHPLGGGRTPAELRALAEQLRALPAVLQRLVDDHDRCCAELAHLFADTQDVIFLGRGINYPIAMEGALKLKEISYIHAEGYPAGEMKHGPIALLDARVPVVSIAVPGSVFEKVLSNAQEAKARDAQLIGVAPACPDTELFDVLLPLPEVDELLSPLLTVIPMQLLSYHIAAHRGLDVDQPRNLAKSVTVE; this is encoded by the coding sequence ATGTGCGGCATCGTTGCCCTGATCGGCTCGCGGGAGGCGGCCCCCCAGCTGCTGGAAGGTCTGCGCCAGCTCGAGTACCGCGGCTACGACTCCGCCGGCATCGCCACCGTTGACGGAACTGGCCTGCACTGTCTCAAGGCCGAGGGCAAGCTGGTCAACCTGACGGCCCGATACGAGGAACGGGGGGCCCCCGGCCAGTGCGGCATCGGCCACACCCGCTGGGCCACCCACGGCAAGCCGGAGGAGCGCAACGCCCACCCCCATCTCGATGGCAGCGGCCAGCTGGCCGTGGTGCAGAACGGCATCATCGAGAACCACCGCAGCCTCCGGGAGGAGCTGCAGGCCGAAGGGGTGGCGTTCCGCTCCGATACTGACACCGAGGTGATCCCCCACCTGCTCTCTCGCCGGTTGCGGCAGCGGCAGGCCGAGGGCGCGGTGGCCTCGCCGGCGCTGCTGCTGGAGGCGCTGCAGCAGGTGCTGCCCCTGCTCCAGGGGGCCTATGCCCTGGCCGTGGTGTGGGCGGCGGTGCCCGGGGCGGTGGTGGTGGCCCGGCGCCAGGCGCCGCTGCTGATCGGCCTGGGGGAGGGGGAGTTCCTCTGCGCCAGTGACACGCCCGCCCTGGCCGGTTTCACCCGCACGATCCTGCCCCTGGAGGACGGCGAGGCAGCCCTGCTGACACCCCTGGGCATCGAGCTCTACGACAGCGCCGGGTTGCGGGTGCAGCGCAATCCCACCCTGCTGACGGGCACCGAGCACGTGGCGGACAAGCGCAGCTTCCGCCACTTCATGCACAAGGAGATCCACGAGCAGCCGGAGACGATGGCCCTGTGGGTGGCCCGCCATCTGCCGGAGGGGGCCCTGGTGGCGCTTCCTCTTGATGAGTCCGTCTACGAAGGGGTGGAGCGGATCCAGATCCTGGCCTGCGGCACCAGCCGCCATGCGGCCCAGGTGGGGGCCCACCTGCTCGAGCAGTTGGCGGGGCTGCCGACGTCGGTGTTCTACGCCAGCGAATTCCGCTATGCGCCGCCACCGCTGGAGCCCCACACGCTCACCATCGGCGTCACCCAGTCAGGCGAGACGGCCGACACCCTCGCCGCCCTGGCGATGGAGCAGCAACGCCGCTTCCTGGTGGCCGATCCGGCCTACGCGCCGCGCCTGCTGGGCATCACCAACCGCCCCGAGAGTTCCCTCGGCCGCCTGGTGCCCCACCTGCTCGACATCGGCGCCGGCATCGAGGTGGGGGTGGCCGCCACCAAGACCTTCCTTGGCCAGCTGCTCGCCTTCTACGGCCTGGCGCTGGCCTTCGCCGAACGCCGTGGCGGAACGGCCCACCCCCTGGGCGGCGGCCGCACCCCCGCCGAGCTGCGGGCCCTGGCGGAGCAGCTGCGGGCGCTGCCGGCGGTGCTGCAGCGGCTGGTCGATGACCATGACCGCTGCTGCGCCGAGCTGGCCCATCTGTTCGCCGACACCCAGGACGTGATCTTCCTGGGGCGGGGCATCAACTACCCGATCGCCATGGAGGGGGCCCTCAAGCTCAAGGAGATCAGCTACATCCACGCCGAGGGCTACCCGGCGGGGGAGATGAAGCACGGCCCGATCGCCCTGCTCGACGCCCGGGTGCCGGTGGTGTCGATCGCCGTGCCCGGCAGCGTGTTCGAGAAGGTGCTCTCCAATGCCCAGGAGGCCAAGGCCCGCGATGCCCAGCTGATCGGCGTGGCACCTGCCTGCCCGGACACCGAGCTGTTCGATGTGCTGCTGCCGCTGCCGGAGGTGGACGAGCTGCTCAGCCCCCTGCTCACGGTGATCCCGATGCAGCTGCTCAGCTACCACATCGCCGCACACAGGGGCCTCGACGTCGATCAGCCGCGGAACCTGGCCAAGAGCGTCACCGTCGAGTGA
- the psaC gene encoding photosystem I iron-sulfur center protein PsaC, with product MSHAVKIYDTCIGCTQCVRACPLDVLEMVPWDGCKAAQIASSPRTEDCVGCKRCETACPTDFLSIRVYLGDETSRSMGLAY from the coding sequence ATGTCCCACGCCGTCAAGATCTACGACACCTGCATCGGCTGCACCCAGTGCGTCCGTGCCTGCCCCCTCGACGTTCTCGAGATGGTGCCCTGGGATGGCTGCAAGGCCGCCCAGATCGCCTCATCGCCCCGCACCGAAGACTGCGTCGGCTGCAAGCGCTGCGAAACCGCCTGCCCCACCGACTTCCTGAGCATCCGCGTCTACCTGGGCGACGAGACCAGCCGCTCCATGGGCCTGGCCTACTGA
- the acpP gene encoding acyl carrier protein yields the protein MSQEAIFEKVRSIVAEQLSVEADEVKPESNFQNDLGADSLDTVELVMALEEAFDIEIPDESAEGITTVGDAVKYIQEKQA from the coding sequence ATGTCCCAGGAAGCGATCTTCGAGAAAGTCCGGTCGATCGTTGCCGAACAGCTCAGCGTGGAGGCTGACGAGGTCAAGCCGGAATCCAACTTCCAGAACGACCTGGGAGCTGATTCCCTCGACACCGTCGAGCTGGTGATGGCCCTGGAGGAAGCCTTCGACATCGAGATCCCCGACGAGTCGGCCGAAGGGATCACCACGGTGGGCGACGCCGTGAAATACATCCAAGAGAAGCAGGCCTGA
- the fabF gene encoding beta-ketoacyl-ACP synthase II: protein MVEGLRRVVVTGLGAVTPIGNNVADYWEGLISGRNGVAPITLFDASRHACRFAAEVKDFDTAGWLEPKEAKRWDRFCQFGVVAAKQAVADAGLSIDDSNAQRVGVAIGSGVGGLLMMETQAHVLADRGPDRVSPFCVPMMIPNMATGLAAIAIGARGPSSAVATACAAGSNAIGDAFRLIQMGLADAMVCGGAESAITPLGVAGFASARALSFRNDDPATASRPFDAERNGFVIGEGAGVLVLESLEHATARGARVLGEIVGYGMTCDAYHYTLPSPGGVGAAEAIRLALADARLEPEAVDYVNAHGTSTQANDSNETAAIKSALGAHAMTIPVSSTKSMTGHLLGGSGGIEAIAAVLAVAHNQVPPTINYSTPDPACDLDVVPNQAREHNVNVVLSNSFGFGGHNVCLAFRRML from the coding sequence ATGGTGGAGGGTCTCCGCCGCGTCGTCGTCACCGGCCTGGGCGCGGTCACACCGATCGGCAACAACGTCGCGGATTACTGGGAGGGGCTGATCAGCGGCCGCAATGGGGTGGCGCCGATCACCCTCTTTGATGCCTCCCGTCATGCCTGCCGCTTTGCCGCCGAAGTCAAGGACTTCGACACGGCGGGCTGGCTGGAGCCAAAGGAAGCGAAGCGCTGGGACCGCTTCTGTCAGTTCGGCGTGGTTGCCGCCAAACAGGCGGTGGCCGATGCCGGATTGAGCATCGACGACAGCAATGCCCAGCGGGTCGGGGTGGCGATCGGCTCCGGCGTGGGCGGGCTCCTGATGATGGAAACCCAGGCCCACGTCCTGGCCGACCGCGGTCCCGACCGGGTCAGCCCGTTCTGCGTGCCGATGATGATCCCCAACATGGCCACCGGTCTGGCGGCCATCGCCATCGGCGCCAGGGGTCCCAGCAGCGCCGTGGCCACCGCCTGTGCCGCCGGCTCCAATGCCATCGGCGACGCCTTCCGGCTGATCCAGATGGGCCTGGCGGACGCCATGGTCTGCGGCGGGGCCGAATCGGCGATCACCCCCCTGGGGGTGGCCGGCTTCGCCAGCGCCCGGGCCCTCTCGTTCCGCAACGATGACCCCGCCACGGCCAGCCGTCCCTTCGACGCCGAGCGCAACGGCTTCGTGATCGGCGAGGGGGCTGGGGTGCTGGTGCTGGAGAGCCTCGAGCACGCCACGGCCCGGGGCGCCCGCGTGCTGGGCGAGATCGTCGGCTACGGCATGACCTGCGACGCCTACCACTACACCCTGCCCTCGCCCGGCGGCGTGGGGGCGGCGGAGGCCATCCGGCTGGCCCTGGCCGATGCCCGGCTGGAGCCGGAGGCGGTGGATTACGTCAACGCCCACGGCACCAGCACCCAGGCCAACGACAGCAACGAGACCGCCGCCATCAAGTCGGCCCTCGGGGCCCACGCCATGACCATCCCGGTCAGTTCCACCAAGTCGATGACCGGCCACCTGCTGGGCGGCAGCGGCGGCATCGAGGCGATCGCCGCGGTGCTGGCGGTGGCCCACAACCAGGTACCGCCTACGATCAACTACAGCACGCCCGATCCCGCCTGCGATCTGGATGTGGTGCCCAACCAGGCCCGGGAACACAACGTCAACGTCGTGCTTTCCAACTCCTTCGGATTCGGCGGCCACAACGTCTGCCTCGCCTTCCGCCGGATGCTCTGA